Proteins encoded in a region of the Synechococcus sp. BIOS-U3-1 genome:
- the acsF gene encoding magnesium-protoporphyrin IX monomethyl ester (oxidative) cyclase: MVPPTAVNDTKSGGPGVSVKDPVKDTILTPRFYTTDFEAMAEMDLRPNEAELEAICEEFRKDYNRHHFVRNEEFDGAADKLDPDTRRVFIEFLEQSCTSEFSGFLLYKELSRRIKARNPLLAECFGHMARDEARHAGFLNKSMSDFGLQLDLGFLTANKKYTFFKPKFIFYATYLSEKIGYWRYIAIFRHLEKNPESKIFPIFNFFENWCQDENRHGDFFDALMKSQPETVRGLRARLWCRFFLLAVFATMYVRDVARKEFYEALGLDAREYDRMVIDKTNETSARVFPVVLDVKNPRFYERLENIIINNESLESVDQSSSPAPIKFVRKLPHWFANGAQMASLFLMAPVRSENFQPSVR, encoded by the coding sequence ATGGTGCCTCCCACCGCTGTGAATGACACGAAATCCGGGGGTCCCGGCGTCTCCGTCAAAGATCCAGTCAAGGACACGATCCTCACTCCACGCTTCTACACAACAGACTTTGAAGCCATGGCGGAGATGGATCTCCGCCCTAACGAAGCAGAACTCGAGGCTATTTGTGAGGAGTTCCGCAAGGATTACAACCGTCACCACTTCGTGCGCAACGAGGAGTTTGACGGTGCTGCCGACAAGCTCGACCCTGACACGCGCCGTGTGTTCATCGAGTTTCTTGAACAGAGTTGTACTTCCGAGTTTTCTGGTTTCCTTCTTTACAAAGAACTAAGTCGTCGTATCAAGGCTCGCAATCCTCTTCTTGCTGAATGCTTTGGACATATGGCTAGGGATGAAGCCAGGCATGCTGGTTTTCTCAACAAGTCCATGAGTGATTTTGGGCTTCAGCTTGATCTTGGTTTTCTTACTGCAAATAAGAAATATACGTTTTTCAAACCTAAATTTATTTTCTACGCCACCTATCTTTCTGAAAAAATTGGTTATTGGCGCTATATCGCTATTTTTAGACACCTTGAAAAAAATCCCGAGAGTAAAATCTTCCCTATCTTTAATTTCTTTGAAAATTGGTGTCAAGATGAAAATCGACACGGAGACTTTTTTGACGCTCTCATGAAGTCTCAGCCTGAAACCGTTCGTGGACTTCGTGCACGGCTATGGTGTCGTTTCTTTTTACTTGCAGTTTTTGCAACGATGTACGTGAGAGATGTAGCTCGAAAAGAGTTTTACGAAGCTCTCGGGCTGGACGCACGCGAATATGACCGGATGGTGATTGATAAGACCAATGAAACATCAGCTCGTGTGTTCCCCGTCGTTCTTGATGTTAAAAATCCGCGTTTTTACGAACGCTTAGAGAACATCATTATCAACAATGAATCTTTAGAATCTGTTGATCAAAGTTCTTCCCCAGCTCCTATCAAATTTGTTCGCAAACTTCCACACTGGTTTGCTAACGGAGCACAAATGGCTTCTCTGTTCCTGATGGCACCTGTTCGCAGTGAAAACTTCCAGCCCAGTGTGCGCTGA
- a CDS encoding TldD/PmbA family protein, with amino-acid sequence MQSTLQKSLVGFNDLDPDHHPWRQRLDSLLNLGVSAGADLVEVFLERTDHLGVLAEQDKITSVGPSFGMGAGIRVFRAGRDGFVSTNDLSDQGLEEALQQALAMLQLSTSTLASPGAFDGLGPLRNFGSSKNDWLDGTPDLVTITQRLLEGTHCLEKRGQHLDVRRGSFARDWQEVLVAASDGTFARDIRLHQSSGLSVLAADGEHRSSIARRYGSTDRPDDLCNWNVDASAQEVCDTAAKMLRADYVDGGQMPVVLANRFGGVIFHEACGHLLETTQVERGSTPFADSIGESIAHSAVTAIDEGMSGGAFGSISMDDEGMEPQRTVLIKDGILQCFLSDRAGEMRTGHARTGSGRRQSHGFAAASRMRNTYIDAGPHSINELISSVDHGLYCKSMGAGSVGATGQFNFSVEEGYLIKNGELGQPVKGATLIGDAKEVMPRISMCADDLELAAGYCGSVSGSVFVTVGQPHVKVDSITVGGR; translated from the coding sequence ATGCAGTCAACCCTTCAAAAATCTTTGGTTGGATTCAATGATCTTGATCCAGACCATCACCCTTGGCGTCAGCGCCTCGACTCTCTGCTGAATTTGGGCGTCAGTGCCGGAGCAGATCTCGTCGAAGTATTCCTTGAACGTACTGATCATCTCGGCGTTCTTGCAGAGCAGGACAAGATCACAAGTGTGGGTCCCTCATTTGGTATGGGAGCTGGTATTCGAGTGTTTCGGGCTGGTCGAGATGGTTTCGTCAGTACCAACGATCTGAGCGATCAAGGTCTGGAAGAAGCTCTTCAGCAGGCTCTGGCCATGCTTCAGCTCAGTACATCCACGCTGGCTTCACCAGGCGCATTTGATGGGCTTGGTCCACTTCGCAACTTCGGCTCTTCCAAAAACGATTGGTTGGACGGCACACCTGACCTCGTCACGATTACTCAACGTCTTCTTGAAGGAACGCATTGTTTGGAGAAGCGCGGGCAACATCTCGACGTCCGTCGAGGCAGCTTTGCTCGCGACTGGCAAGAAGTACTCGTGGCCGCAAGCGATGGGACGTTTGCCCGAGACATCAGGCTGCACCAGTCCAGTGGTTTGAGTGTGCTCGCTGCTGATGGTGAACATCGTTCCAGCATCGCCCGTCGTTACGGAAGCACCGATCGTCCTGACGATTTGTGCAACTGGAATGTTGATGCCTCTGCTCAGGAGGTCTGTGACACTGCTGCCAAAATGCTTCGCGCTGATTACGTCGACGGTGGCCAAATGCCCGTTGTCCTCGCCAACCGATTTGGCGGTGTCATTTTCCATGAAGCCTGCGGCCACTTGCTTGAAACCACCCAGGTGGAGCGTGGTTCCACACCTTTCGCCGACAGCATCGGTGAAAGCATCGCCCATTCAGCTGTTACCGCGATCGATGAAGGCATGAGTGGCGGTGCTTTTGGGTCCATCTCCATGGATGACGAGGGAATGGAACCGCAGAGAACCGTTCTGATTAAGGATGGAATCTTGCAATGTTTTCTGAGCGACCGTGCAGGTGAAATGCGCACGGGTCATGCACGCACTGGCAGCGGTCGTCGACAGAGTCACGGGTTTGCTGCAGCCAGTCGCATGCGCAACACCTACATCGACGCTGGTCCGCACAGCATCAATGAACTCATCAGCTCGGTTGACCACGGTCTGTATTGCAAGTCCATGGGTGCCGGCAGTGTTGGGGCAACCGGTCAATTCAACTTTTCTGTTGAAGAGGGTTACCTGATCAAAAATGGTGAACTCGGTCAACCCGTCAAAGGCGCCACTCTGATTGGTGATGCCAAAGAAGTCATGCCCAGGATCTCGATGTGCGCTGATGATCTTGAGCTAGCTGCCGGTTACTGCGGATCCGTCAGCGGCAGCGTATTTGTAACCGTGGGTCAGCCCCACGTGAAAGTGGATTCGATCACTGTGGGAGGTCGTTGA
- a CDS encoding DUF2996 domain-containing protein, which translates to MKAEKAAKSADAGQSAKPAKTDSADQPPKPAKPAPKPKPEDKPFAEFIQENLLPSLSKSLTEREQAPISLELVEGERPVVGGRCWMIQGELPAGRRFWLCFESDAITSGKTIVLAESGSDPSLLESFLIDEKRINQALLESRLLQRLNGQKWFGGN; encoded by the coding sequence GTGAAGGCAGAGAAAGCTGCCAAATCAGCGGATGCCGGTCAATCCGCAAAGCCAGCCAAAACAGACAGCGCAGATCAACCGCCTAAGCCCGCAAAACCAGCTCCAAAGCCAAAACCGGAGGACAAGCCCTTTGCAGAGTTCATCCAGGAAAATCTGCTGCCTTCACTGAGCAAATCCTTGACTGAACGTGAACAAGCACCGATCAGTCTTGAGCTCGTTGAAGGAGAACGACCTGTGGTGGGTGGTCGATGTTGGATGATTCAAGGCGAATTGCCCGCAGGACGGCGGTTCTGGCTTTGCTTTGAATCCGATGCGATCACATCTGGCAAGACCATTGTCCTCGCTGAATCCGGTTCAGACCCAAGCCTGCTGGAATCCTTCTTGATTGATGAGAAACGCATCAACCAGGCCTTGTTGGAATCCCGTTTACTTCAACGCCTAAATGGGCAGAAGTGGTTCGGAGGCAACTGA